The following DNA comes from Ooceraea biroi isolate clonal line C1 chromosome 11, Obir_v5.4, whole genome shotgun sequence.
ActtagtaaaaaatatatacgtgaaattttatcttatattttatgtgaatattttctaattaaaagatatgaaatTCGAATATTTCGTATCGAATTTGAACGACGTAACGGTGACGATTGATGAAACACCGATGAATCCTCGCCTTCATGTTACGTTCTTGCGAAATGTCTACACAATGTAATAGCAAGGGTAACGAGCACGCGAGGCCGCGCGGATCGACAGCCGCGGGTCAATGCAAGAAGCGCAATGTGCATAGGCCGGGGGTGGTTGCACAAAGGTCCGACACTCCTCGGTGAAGTGTGGAAAGCGCGACGCATGCATATTCAACACGCGGGTGTGGGCGCGGGCGTGagtccgcgcgcgcacggctaCCATAGTCAtaggaataataaaaattcgagggttaaaattatttagatttatGCCCGCTCTCTTGTCGTCGTGCCGCCACGCCGGTGACGAGGCGCGATTCGATTCCGGGGAACAAATTTCATGCATTATTCAGGACCCGGGGCCCGGCCCGGTACGGCCGCCACGGCCGCGCTACGGAAGCGATCCTCTCGGAAAAAAAGTCGTTTTTAATCTCTCGTCGCGCCCCAATAACCCGCGTGTATGCGTTCCCCGTCTACCATCAACCCCTTCAAGGAGCGAAGGGCACTTGACGCAGAATCGCGATTAGGTGATGTCTCGGTTGGGAGGAATGCGTAATCTTTTCGCACGAAACTTCCAACAAGTCTTCAAGTTTATCATCTATTaaaatactattattaataaaataatagtactttgtattgaattattacatttttattcggTCAACGCTGTTACCTGTTGAGGCATAGAGCTTTCTTTCGATGGATTCTGTACTGGGCGAACGGTGACTCGTGTGATTAGTGTTCGCCGGTTCCTCTCGTGTGGAATCATTCATGAGGGAGATCCGACGGGCATGCAAGCGGtattcgcgcgcgaacgcgatcaTTTTAATCCCGTCCACGCAAGAACGTCATTCCCCCTGCCACacgcgcgtttaattaattggtCCTATGCGCGACGGTCCGTAATCGTCTTACCGCGGATTAACGAGTCCAGCATCTGTCACGGCACTTGGAACTTTCGTTCCATTATCGTCGCGGACGGTACGTGCGTCGCACCTTCCAGTCGAAAACACCATGAAGAACGTTATCCTTCTCGTGGCCGCCGTCTCCATTGTGACTCGTGCCGACGGCCGGGTTTATTACCTGGAGAACTTGGACGGTCCGAATTTAGTCCGAGGCAACGACGCGATCTACCCGATCGTGGAGCAGCAGGCCTCCCGCGATCTCGATCTGAGCTTCTCCGCGGAAGATCCGGCTGAAAACGAAATTGTGTCTCCCACCAAAAAGGTAAATGAATACTTTCATAAATTCTGAAGATCTTGTTTAAATAAAGAGCATTGCTGCATTCAACCCCGAACGTGAATACATTTGAGAATTTGATGGTGCTATATCTACGTCAGGTATACACTTTCGTCGCACCGGAAAGGCCGTACATCGAGTTAAACAGAGATGCGGATCGACCATATGCGTATTATAAAGTAGCCGAGCCGGCTACCAGGAGAAGCAGCTTCGACGACGTCGTTCTCGTTCCTGTTCCGCAAGGAGGTCGGAAGCTGATGAAACTGAACGGCAACAATAAGGGCGAAGTGATCTTGGAGCTGCGCGTCCTGGCTAATCACGACAGCGCGTGATCCGTTGCGTTAAAACTAGGATTCTCGCTGATACGAGGCGACGACTGATAAAGATCGGACTCAATGTTATACAGTTAAATCGCATAATAGCTTTTATTATGTTCAATTTACAACAACGAATATTGTATCAATACATATAGATACATTGGAatgctattataatatttacagtGCGTATCACATGTCGAATTCGGATCGGAGTCGCTTCACTCCGACGGGGTCTCCGTGACCCCCTTAAAATTCTcgctaaaaaataatttataacttccCTTCTCTCTGGTGGGTCAGAGCTTTTAATGCGTGGAATCGAGTCTGTGAAAACAGTTCTGCTAAGACTACAATCGAACGTTCAAGTGTTGAAGATGCAGAAGcgtaatgaaattttacagatgttcgtaATAAGTATCGATATAAACCTTCATCAGAGGTACATGAAAAATCTTCAagaggagaaaagaaatttctacGAAAACAATGCCCGAAGAGCAGCGAATGTCTGTAATCGTCGTACGGGGATCGCACATCGCACCCTAAAGAACGAGAGATGCGACTTTATGCACGATCCGATGAATTTTGTCATGTCGGAGGTGCTACGTTACGGCGAAGAATGCGGAGAGTGCGGTTTTTCAGAGGTGTTACACGAGAGAATGCAAATAACGACGCTACGACTATTTTAGCGATTAAAAGTGGAAAGACCGTTCGGCATCCCTCTTGGGGATGTCTCGTTTGCCGCAGGTAAGTTATTCCGTCACTGGCGACGCACGCTCAGCCGGTGGATCGCCCTTCGG
Coding sequences within:
- the LOC105274462 gene encoding uncharacterized protein LOC105274462 — encoded protein: MKNVILLVAAVSIVTRADGRVYYLENLDGPNLVRGNDAIYPIVEQQASRDLDLSFSAEDPAENEIVSPTKKVYTFVAPERPYIELNRDADRPYAYYKVAEPATRRSSFDDVVLVPVPQGGRKLMKLNGNNKGEVILELRVLANHDSA